A portion of the Leptospira congkakensis genome contains these proteins:
- a CDS encoding Kelch repeat-containing protein encodes MEKIKFAILLFCLISCKITPGNNLYDPKSPTSLGLLLLNLDPVVTMEFSTNRVQPGGIIYVSTNHDFTSKEDGLQLPVSGAGISPISQVIPRSRFLYEVRMKPSITSGKFNINLKDYYLNESLLVNPENFDFEIDSHPPVLEVRTGNGIDISELQSGFLDIVSNEDIVWDGKLSQVTLSGTAKNSLVVSDIIVSSRNIRLLFAGNPNSNGGILTVSLSNVKDKASNSQDTVMVPINVFAFRSGPNLNVARRSCVGIELNDGRRFVFGGRAKKDVLINGNGTLSHVEYYNPISKQFVQGPDMVYRRQEFDVVKLPDGRLFASGGFGGKVGDPSNGGLSSTEVYDPVTNVWTEGPHLTTPRQLHKMTVLPNGDVLVVGGLSPFKPFQSVAMVELVHITNNPATMTVETIGNLSDSRGKQTQVFSHSSGKVIIFGGERSDAIGIMANDFNAYALDSIEIYDINSKTLTSSTAKLYKRFNHFAHVLGNGEILILGGVDSRFDISQPVLRAQIYNPTTDTIRDHKNLLFGREWGSSFVFPYGKDQLIVAGGLEYRTVNGSTFDSIHDTESWSESNNRFYMTSRSLNARWEGCEIRYSSAGGGMILGGRIGEILGNTEEYSFE; translated from the coding sequence ATGGAAAAGATTAAGTTTGCCATTCTACTTTTTTGTTTGATCTCGTGTAAAATAACACCGGGTAACAATTTATATGATCCAAAATCGCCAACAAGTTTAGGGTTGTTGCTTTTGAATTTGGATCCTGTTGTCACCATGGAATTTTCCACCAATCGAGTGCAACCTGGCGGTATTATTTACGTATCAACTAATCATGATTTTACGAGCAAAGAGGATGGATTACAATTACCCGTTTCCGGAGCCGGGATAAGCCCTATATCACAAGTAATTCCAAGGAGTCGATTTTTATACGAAGTTCGTATGAAACCTTCTATTACGAGTGGGAAATTTAATATCAACTTAAAAGATTATTATTTAAACGAATCACTTTTAGTAAATCCCGAGAACTTTGATTTTGAAATAGATTCTCATCCGCCAGTTTTGGAAGTAAGGACAGGGAATGGAATTGATATATCAGAATTGCAGTCTGGATTTTTAGATATCGTTTCAAACGAAGACATTGTATGGGATGGAAAACTTTCCCAGGTTACTTTGTCTGGAACTGCTAAAAACAGTTTGGTTGTTTCGGATATCATTGTTTCTTCCCGTAATATTCGATTGTTATTTGCTGGGAATCCAAATTCAAATGGTGGTATACTAACTGTTTCTTTATCAAATGTAAAAGACAAAGCATCCAATTCACAAGACACAGTTATGGTTCCCATAAATGTTTTTGCATTTCGCAGTGGACCAAATCTTAATGTGGCGAGAAGATCTTGTGTTGGTATTGAATTAAACGATGGGCGGCGTTTTGTATTTGGTGGGCGAGCCAAAAAAGATGTTTTGATTAACGGCAATGGAACTTTGAGCCATGTTGAATACTACAATCCGATTTCCAAACAATTTGTTCAAGGTCCTGATATGGTTTACCGTAGGCAGGAGTTTGACGTTGTAAAACTTCCTGACGGAAGACTTTTCGCCTCAGGTGGGTTTGGTGGGAAGGTTGGGGATCCATCTAATGGAGGATTGAGTTCTACAGAGGTCTACGACCCTGTTACCAATGTTTGGACAGAAGGTCCACATCTTACAACACCACGACAGTTACATAAAATGACAGTTCTACCCAATGGTGATGTATTGGTCGTAGGAGGTCTTAGCCCTTTTAAACCTTTTCAGTCGGTTGCAATGGTTGAGTTGGTTCACATTACAAATAATCCAGCAACGATGACTGTTGAAACTATTGGGAACTTATCTGATTCTAGAGGGAAACAAACACAAGTATTCTCCCATTCCTCTGGTAAGGTGATTATTTTTGGAGGGGAACGGTCTGATGCGATAGGAATTATGGCAAATGACTTTAATGCCTATGCATTGGATTCAATTGAAATCTATGATATAAATTCCAAAACTCTCACAAGTTCAACGGCTAAACTTTATAAAAGATTTAATCATTTTGCTCATGTTTTGGGTAATGGCGAAATATTGATTTTAGGGGGTGTTGACTCACGTTTTGATATTAGCCAGCCGGTACTACGAGCTCAGATTTATAATCCAACAACTGATACAATTAGAGATCATAAAAATTTATTATTTGGTAGGGAGTGGGGTTCTTCTTTTGTATTTCCCTATGGAAAAGACCAACTCATAGTCGCAGGTGGTTTAGAATACCGTACTGTGAATGGATCCACATTTGATTCGATTCATGACACCGAGTCGTGGTCGGAATCAAACAATCGATTTTATATGACAAGTCGTTCCTTAAATGCACGATGGGAAGGTTGTGAGATTCGTTATTCATCCGCTGGTGGAGGAATGATTCTTGGTGGTAGGATTGGTGAAATTCTCGGGAACACGGAGGAATACAGCTTTGAATAA
- a CDS encoding nucleotide pyrophosphohydrolase has product MENDDITLNQLQSTVNDWIQTIGVRYFSELTNLAILMEEVGELSRLMARKYGDQSFKAGESADKIPSEIGDILFVLTCLANQMGISLQDVIQSTIKKNTNRDLNRHKNNPKL; this is encoded by the coding sequence TTGGAAAACGATGATATCACTCTAAACCAATTGCAGTCTACAGTCAACGATTGGATTCAAACGATTGGAGTGAGATATTTTTCAGAACTAACAAATTTGGCCATTCTTATGGAAGAAGTCGGTGAACTATCAAGACTGATGGCAAGAAAGTATGGAGACCAATCGTTCAAAGCAGGAGAGTCCGCTGATAAAATCCCGAGTGAGATTGGCGATATTTTATTTGTTCTTACTTGTTTAGCGAACCAAATGGGAATCTCATTACAAGATGTTATCCAATCCACTATCAAAAAAAATACCAACCGCGACCTTAACCGACACAAAAACAATCCTAAACTTTAA
- a CDS encoding caspase family protein, translated as MKSKILIFLFLTMPVYLGADPTPKRFGFVVGVSEYKELSLGDLKTAKSDALGMTKILFSYGSYNRIQTLVQEGSVSSTPTKYNILSHLEALLEETSPEDLFVFYFSGHGVVDYNDRVYLLPEDANPQKPFETGIAVEQLLEMTRKYKLKRVLFFIDACRNPEDGKGEEGRKYLEGSGFRDSEIVSVFYSTKVGYSSYEDPKSGYGVFTKFLIYGLEGRADSNYNGEVSYSELSNYVVSALRDWSKTNQKLQKPYTKEYAEKSEDTVLTYAVNPETSLADAPLFNPYNPTYAFRSFLFPGWGQYARGQEEKGKVIMSIFALGVLYAGFQYNTYMHDKATYESAIGIPPNSRVAETVALNYYLIEPHRQRMETSRANLSQALTALLVLWSANVFDFYLLGPNPKEKSGVWLEFHWENQGYMGTDRIGKLGYAMQF; from the coding sequence ATGAAATCTAAAATCCTAATATTCTTATTTTTGACTATGCCAGTTTATTTAGGAGCAGACCCCACTCCAAAACGGTTTGGATTTGTAGTGGGGGTTAGCGAATATAAAGAGTTATCTCTTGGGGATCTAAAAACAGCCAAAAGTGACGCCCTTGGGATGACAAAGATTTTGTTTAGTTACGGATCTTACAACAGGATCCAAACTTTGGTTCAAGAGGGTTCTGTAAGTTCAACTCCAACAAAATATAATATTTTATCCCATTTGGAAGCTTTGTTAGAAGAGACTAGTCCAGAAGACTTGTTCGTTTTTTATTTTTCCGGGCATGGTGTGGTGGATTATAATGATCGAGTGTATTTACTTCCGGAAGATGCAAACCCTCAAAAACCATTCGAAACTGGGATTGCCGTAGAACAACTCCTCGAAATGACAAGAAAATATAAATTGAAACGTGTTCTGTTCTTTATTGATGCTTGTCGGAATCCAGAAGATGGAAAAGGAGAAGAGGGTAGAAAGTATTTAGAAGGTTCTGGTTTCCGAGATTCTGAAATAGTTTCTGTATTTTACTCCACTAAAGTTGGGTACTCTAGTTATGAAGATCCAAAGTCTGGTTACGGAGTCTTTACTAAGTTTTTGATTTATGGGTTGGAAGGTCGGGCAGATTCCAATTACAATGGAGAGGTCTCTTATTCAGAGTTGTCCAATTATGTAGTTTCTGCTCTTCGAGATTGGTCCAAAACAAATCAAAAATTACAAAAACCTTATACAAAAGAATATGCGGAGAAATCCGAAGATACCGTTCTCACTTACGCGGTCAATCCTGAGACCTCTCTTGCCGATGCTCCTCTGTTTAATCCTTACAATCCAACGTATGCATTCCGTTCCTTTCTTTTTCCTGGTTGGGGACAATATGCACGGGGCCAAGAAGAAAAGGGTAAGGTGATTATGTCTATTTTTGCCTTAGGTGTTTTATACGCTGGTTTTCAGTACAACACCTATATGCATGATAAAGCAACCTATGAATCTGCAATCGGGATCCCTCCCAATTCTCGTGTTGCCGAAACAGTAGCTCTTAATTATTATTTGATTGAACCTCATAGACAACGTATGGAAACTTCCAGAGCCAATCTATCACAAGCTCTAACCGCACTTCTTGTACTTTGGTCGGCAAATGTGTTTGATTTTTATCTATTAGGACCCAATCCTAAGGAAAAGTCGGGTGTTTGGCTCGAGTTTCACTGGGAAAACCAAGGTTACATGGGTACGGATAGAATTGGGAAATTAGGTTATGCGATGCAATTTTAG
- a CDS encoding methyl-accepting chemotaxis protein, whose amino-acid sequence MSKITSLEPIKTKKSWVELGPVYVNRVRFLLAGFYIIATLGSYKTSTTLQTMSYLVGITCMFLYGGLQAYLFKKEKLGAFFPKVLILMDITVLFAVTASGLMGGSGVAADLIKSPTLYVLYYFYVVYSAFLFSKRTLLMSTYYSAFCLVMISVIGYGQGVEFKEVEGFQSQKNTVGISNEVFKVLFLICFGYLTSAVLNLLNEIKNESEERQKIAENEKLTADNLNNNLVRVGSELINTLKTIRAITTDFNLQIESQDKSIHELTEFVSSFSESIQTSVNNIGKQHNQISLLNHKSDTLKLSITEIGSSVEELNANMDDFQDRSNVLSETVKNLEERLRSVNESQKEVSEVNDIMAEIADRTNLLALNASIEAARAGEHGRGFAVVAQEVAKLAENSNENATKIKKIITTSNRFIQEGTELASTSLKQTEALQSKYELLSAVIKTATNKINSQKSINNEVLESLDLIESISRELDQESKLLNQDKNQMVAVVQKMDEINREVVINARKVGENTLSLEKQAADLAS is encoded by the coding sequence ATGTCGAAGATCACTAGTTTAGAACCAATAAAAACTAAGAAAAGCTGGGTGGAACTTGGGCCGGTCTATGTAAACCGAGTCAGGTTTCTGCTCGCGGGATTTTATATCATCGCAACCCTCGGATCTTATAAAACTTCCACTACATTACAAACCATGAGTTATCTAGTGGGGATAACCTGTATGTTTTTATATGGGGGTCTTCAGGCTTATTTATTCAAAAAGGAAAAGTTGGGTGCATTTTTTCCTAAGGTTCTGATCCTTATGGACATCACGGTTCTTTTTGCTGTTACTGCCTCTGGTCTTATGGGTGGCAGTGGGGTTGCTGCAGACTTAATTAAGTCACCCACACTCTATGTGTTGTATTATTTTTATGTAGTGTATTCGGCATTTTTATTTTCCAAACGAACATTACTCATGAGTACCTATTATTCTGCGTTTTGTTTGGTGATGATTTCTGTCATTGGTTATGGACAGGGAGTTGAGTTTAAAGAGGTAGAGGGATTCCAAAGTCAAAAGAATACAGTTGGTATTTCGAATGAAGTATTCAAAGTTTTATTTTTGATTTGTTTTGGATATCTTACTTCTGCAGTTCTCAATTTATTAAACGAAATCAAAAATGAATCGGAAGAAAGACAAAAAATTGCAGAGAACGAAAAGTTAACAGCAGACAACTTAAATAATAATTTAGTCAGGGTTGGTTCCGAACTGATTAATACTTTAAAAACCATCCGTGCCATCACAACGGATTTTAATTTACAAATTGAATCCCAAGACAAATCCATCCATGAATTAACCGAGTTTGTTTCCTCATTTTCCGAAAGTATCCAAACTTCTGTGAATAATATAGGAAAACAACACAACCAAATCAGTTTGTTGAATCATAAATCAGACACGTTAAAACTTAGCATTACAGAAATTGGATCTTCTGTAGAAGAATTAAATGCGAATATGGATGATTTTCAAGATAGAAGTAATGTCCTTTCTGAAACAGTTAAAAATCTAGAAGAAAGACTTCGATCAGTCAATGAGTCTCAAAAAGAAGTGAGTGAAGTGAATGATATTATGGCGGAGATTGCTGACCGTACGAATTTACTTGCACTTAATGCTTCCATTGAAGCCGCAAGGGCTGGGGAACATGGAAGGGGATTTGCTGTTGTAGCGCAAGAAGTTGCAAAATTAGCTGAAAATTCGAATGAAAACGCCACTAAGATTAAAAAAATCATTACAACTTCGAATCGATTCATTCAGGAAGGGACGGAGCTTGCGTCCACCTCTCTCAAACAAACAGAAGCTCTTCAGTCAAAGTACGAACTTCTGAGTGCGGTCATTAAAACGGCCACAAACAAAATCAATTCTCAAAAAAGTATTAACAATGAAGTACTTGAGTCTTTAGATTTAATTGAATCTATATCTCGGGAATTGGACCAGGAATCAAAACTGCTAAATCAAGATAAAAATCAGATGGTTGCCGTTGTGCAAAAAATGGATGAAATTAACAGAGAAGTTGTTATTAATGCTAGAAAAGTAGGTGAGAATACTTTAAGTTTGGAAAAACAAGCAGCAGATTTAGCCTCTTAA
- a CDS encoding Kelch repeat-containing protein has protein sequence MRCNFSLFITLLFFQCTIQDQTKNIFDPKTLTGGSVAVLTTLAFQNEIQITSRYQTNDYPSFIKTEILDLDISEPVASYFTKTNFSISENYKDDLVLRDVFPLSESKIRVLFSVSSRSEWREPISLFIQRPETFGNYSFSGKQFEFKFPYPRYIGSISEAKGHITSALLLDGRILLAGGVAISGITVATVEILNPETGISTVLPPLSQSLMGMAVCTNPNGVVYLSGGKTVSGSVTANSQISNRIYRIQSNDQTVVELPVVLQKRRYGHTMVCLPNGDLLLSGGQFQVGNDHTAITNEHELVSVQVGTSTILNSTANLPMNTVFHFAEYDGKKNDILFFGGKDRIDPFAVYTNSIRRLDLDSQVMDIIGNVMPTSRSNVTSIPVPGGDRLVLGGVIGGASVVGSRSIESWNETSWTTKTHGFTTRTKNGSSIIPYSGSQVLYTGGVDTYYKSGILELYDHTEKRNFVVDTMMNARSEHTAVQTARGVIIFGDSVLNDRRVELYGKD, from the coding sequence ATGCGATGCAATTTTAGTTTATTCATAACTTTATTATTCTTTCAATGTACGATCCAAGACCAAACGAAGAATATCTTCGATCCCAAAACTTTGACTGGTGGATCTGTTGCTGTATTAACAACACTAGCATTTCAAAACGAAATTCAAATTACATCTAGATACCAAACGAATGATTATCCATCGTTTATAAAAACTGAAATTTTAGATTTGGATATCAGTGAACCAGTCGCTTCTTATTTTACAAAAACCAATTTTAGTATTTCAGAAAATTATAAAGACGATTTGGTTTTAAGAGATGTATTCCCACTCAGTGAATCAAAAATCCGTGTTTTGTTTTCGGTTTCTTCTAGGTCTGAATGGAGAGAACCTATTTCTTTATTCATCCAAAGGCCGGAAACATTTGGAAATTATTCATTTTCTGGTAAACAATTCGAGTTTAAGTTTCCTTATCCTCGTTATATCGGTTCTATCTCGGAAGCAAAAGGCCATATTACCTCTGCTCTTTTATTGGATGGAAGGATTTTACTCGCCGGAGGAGTTGCTATCTCCGGAATCACTGTCGCTACTGTAGAAATTTTAAATCCAGAGACGGGGATCTCTACGGTCCTTCCCCCTTTGAGCCAAAGTTTAATGGGGATGGCAGTGTGTACGAATCCGAATGGAGTGGTGTATCTATCTGGTGGAAAAACCGTATCCGGTTCTGTGACTGCCAATTCTCAAATTAGCAATCGTATCTATCGAATCCAGAGTAATGACCAAACGGTAGTAGAACTTCCAGTTGTTTTACAAAAAAGACGATATGGTCATACGATGGTTTGTTTGCCAAACGGCGACTTGCTTCTGTCAGGTGGTCAGTTCCAGGTTGGGAATGATCATACTGCAATTACAAATGAACACGAACTTGTTTCTGTGCAAGTAGGAACATCAACAATTTTAAACTCCACTGCTAACCTCCCGATGAACACAGTGTTTCATTTTGCAGAGTATGATGGTAAGAAGAATGATATTTTATTTTTTGGAGGGAAGGATCGAATCGATCCTTTTGCGGTTTATACAAATTCGATCAGACGTTTGGATTTAGATTCACAAGTAATGGATATAATTGGGAACGTAATGCCCACATCAAGATCTAATGTAACAAGTATCCCTGTCCCTGGTGGGGATCGTTTGGTATTAGGTGGGGTAATTGGAGGAGCCAGTGTTGTTGGTTCTCGTAGTATTGAATCTTGGAATGAAACCAGTTGGACAACAAAAACTCATGGTTTTACGACTAGAACCAAAAATGGGAGTTCCATCATTCCCTATTCTGGTTCTCAAGTTCTTTACACTGGCGGGGTTGATACTTATTATAAATCTGGAATTTTAGAATTATATGATCATACCGAAAAGAGAAATTTTGTCGTAGATACGATGATGAACGCTCGTTCGGAACATACTGCTGTACAAACGGCAAGAGGGGTCATCATATTTGGTGATTCAGTCTTAAACGATAGAAGGGTAGAATTATATGGAAAAGATTAA
- a CDS encoding pirin family protein, translated as METLKPNSNSVGKKFHPASERGHVNFGWLDSHHSFSFGHWYHPEKTNFGALRVLNDDIVEPSMGFGTHPHQNMEIISIPLFGELAHKDSTGTNGIIRTGDVQIMSAGSGIQHSEFNHSSEKKVNFLQVWILPKVGGIEPRYAQKTFSEAGRVNRFQTVVSPIDEEAVWINQDAYFSLATLEPGKELSYSVHAQGQGIFTFLINGKLKVEDTTLERRDAVGYWGKDEYKFHAEVKSELLVIEVPMK; from the coding sequence ATGGAAACATTAAAACCCAACAGCAATTCCGTAGGAAAGAAATTCCACCCCGCATCCGAACGTGGGCATGTCAATTTCGGATGGTTGGACAGCCACCATTCCTTTAGTTTTGGTCATTGGTACCATCCCGAAAAAACCAACTTCGGTGCCCTCCGTGTGCTGAACGATGATATCGTAGAACCAAGTATGGGTTTCGGCACCCATCCTCACCAAAATATGGAAATAATTTCTATCCCACTTTTCGGTGAGTTGGCCCATAAAGATAGTACAGGTACGAATGGTATCATTCGCACGGGTGACGTACAAATTATGTCTGCGGGTTCGGGAATCCAACACTCGGAATTCAATCATAGCAGCGAAAAGAAGGTAAATTTTTTGCAAGTGTGGATCCTTCCGAAAGTAGGAGGAATCGAACCAAGATATGCACAAAAAACCTTTTCGGAAGCTGGTCGAGTGAACCGGTTTCAAACTGTTGTTTCCCCCATTGATGAAGAAGCCGTTTGGATCAACCAAGATGCTTATTTTTCTTTGGCAACCTTAGAACCAGGAAAAGAACTTTCTTATTCTGTCCATGCACAAGGCCAAGGAATCTTTACTTTCCTAATCAATGGAAAACTGAAAGTAGAAGACACTACCCTCGAACGTAGAGATGCCGTTGGGTATTGGGGCAAGGACGAATATAAGTTTCATGCAGAAGTCAAATCAGAGTTACTCGTGATTGAAGTTCCGATGAAATAA
- a CDS encoding MBOAT family O-acyltransferase codes for MLFNSFEFLVFFFLTIIVGNILKNRWQKLFFLLTSYYFYMAWQPSSISCTAMAPDGFKFYTDRLYCDFKINPYVFILIFSTIIDYFAATLIEAKKDDDSTRGWLLVLSLVVNIGTLGFFKYTDFLLGVINDIHLLGAYQFPKQNIILPVGISFYTFQSMSYTIDVYNRKIEARKSFLDFALYVAFFPQLVAGPIVRAETFFRDLDFRLSVYKEHIEAAFALILIGFTRKIVFADNLARVVDSTFANYQNLNSIEIWTGALAFGWQIYFDFAGYTDIAIGVARLFGFQFNPNFNFPMSCRNIADHWSRWHISFSTWIRDYIYIPLGGSRVSLIMYIRNIMITWLFAGLWHGAAYHYVGWGIWQGTMLLSHKFYGDTKLAKFLNGKGGIAYDLFARIFTMFCLAFGFILFRAETMEKAIPMMKALVFLNDSVAPLTRWTNYRFGILLVICFTASYVFSKRQIPTLLTGSWIKYTTFVIVNVLLLLLFGVTESQNFLYFQF; via the coding sequence ATGTTATTTAACTCCTTTGAATTTTTAGTTTTTTTCTTTTTAACCATCATTGTAGGGAACATTCTAAAGAACCGCTGGCAAAAACTCTTTTTCCTACTTACCAGTTACTACTTTTACATGGCATGGCAACCATCATCTATCTCTTGTACAGCGATGGCACCAGATGGTTTTAAGTTTTATACAGACAGACTTTATTGTGACTTCAAAATCAATCCGTATGTTTTTATATTAATTTTTTCAACAATCATTGATTACTTTGCCGCAACCCTAATTGAAGCAAAAAAAGACGACGATAGCACAAGAGGATGGTTACTGGTTCTCTCTCTTGTGGTGAACATTGGAACTCTGGGATTTTTTAAATATACGGACTTTCTTCTTGGAGTCATCAATGACATTCATCTTCTAGGCGCGTATCAATTCCCAAAACAAAACATTATCCTTCCTGTAGGTATTTCTTTTTATACCTTTCAGTCCATGAGTTATACCATCGATGTATACAATCGTAAAATTGAAGCTCGAAAATCATTTTTAGATTTTGCGTTATATGTTGCATTTTTCCCACAACTAGTCGCAGGGCCCATCGTACGTGCGGAAACATTCTTTCGAGATTTGGATTTTCGTTTAAGTGTTTATAAAGAACATATAGAAGCTGCTTTTGCTTTGATTCTAATTGGGTTTACTAGGAAAATTGTTTTTGCAGACAACCTCGCTAGAGTTGTGGATTCCACATTTGCCAATTACCAAAATTTAAACTCCATTGAAATCTGGACAGGTGCCCTAGCATTTGGATGGCAAATCTATTTTGATTTTGCAGGATACACAGACATCGCTATTGGCGTTGCAAGGTTATTCGGATTTCAATTCAATCCTAACTTCAACTTCCCTATGTCATGCAGAAATATTGCAGACCATTGGTCCAGATGGCATATATCCTTTTCCACATGGATCAGAGATTACATTTATATTCCATTAGGTGGTTCAAGAGTAAGTCTTATTATGTACATTCGAAACATAATGATCACTTGGCTTTTTGCTGGTTTATGGCATGGCGCCGCCTATCATTATGTTGGCTGGGGAATTTGGCAAGGGACCATGTTACTTTCCCACAAGTTTTACGGAGATACCAAACTAGCTAAATTTTTGAATGGTAAAGGTGGAATCGCTTACGACTTATTTGCACGAATCTTTACTATGTTCTGTTTGGCATTTGGTTTTATTTTGTTCCGTGCGGAAACAATGGAAAAAGCCATCCCGATGATGAAAGCACTTGTTTTTCTAAATGACTCAGTGGCTCCACTCACTCGTTGGACCAACTATAGATTTGGAATTTTGCTAGTGATTTGTTTTACCGCAAGTTATGTTTTTTCAAAAAGACAAATCCCTACGCTTCTCACAGGAAGTTGGATTAAATATACTACTTTTGTCATTGTGAATGTATTGTTATTATTACTTTTTGGAGTCACTGAAAGTCAGAACTTTCTCTACTTTCAATTTTAA
- a CDS encoding Kelch repeat-containing protein, with translation MNKWIPLLLFFSIGCKFPGEFGNLYDQKSTQGLLLSTFLNTTPFNCATNTKGKSIGNVDQVLLECNRELANLDADYLAAANQVVFSNIHFSKVDSNQLLVSFDPLTSDGRYELILSGVVSNAGETLLDDKISIVIDTQIPTVSLNGYIPITDYTFFSARYWDFTVSEPLANFGPPILSGSLASSIVLRSVQKVTETTYRVYFETNFSSNDPGSLTLQFLNSRDNAGNLVSNSITVQFIGLVAGPALIQGRSEFEAFLNDDGDVIAIYGSNSSAEILRRGASSFVLTNPSLPQIFRGERGVMLDGKNILISGGILPATATALTSSYVFNSETTAFTPTGNMNGPRHLHNAVKLQDGKVIILGGIRDFTPITPAYFTSLNTAEIYDPSTGTYTEITNRMMTPRSFSCSVLLNDGRVFVIGGTDGIYSPKDTTEFYNPITQTFSWGPTLPVPVGVLKCMKLVDGNVLIYGAQLSNLNNSTMLFDITRNQIYTIANSKYKREWSVASELPDGGILFYGGAFRYDTTEPSRMIEKLDYSKSNNFFDMGMSKYSIAKHTGVKFSDGTLFFLGGEISGMFHHGTEYYGLSN, from the coding sequence TTGAATAAGTGGATTCCTTTATTACTATTTTTTTCGATTGGATGTAAGTTCCCAGGTGAATTCGGAAATTTATATGATCAAAAATCGACTCAAGGATTATTGTTAAGCACTTTTTTAAATACTACTCCCTTCAATTGTGCCACCAACACCAAGGGTAAGTCGATAGGAAATGTAGATCAGGTATTACTAGAGTGTAACAGAGAACTTGCGAATCTGGATGCTGATTATTTGGCAGCTGCAAATCAAGTAGTGTTTTCCAATATTCACTTTAGTAAGGTTGACTCTAACCAACTTCTAGTTTCTTTTGACCCACTAACTAGTGATGGCCGGTATGAATTGATACTTTCTGGAGTTGTATCGAATGCAGGTGAAACTTTGTTGGATGACAAAATTTCTATCGTCATCGATACACAAATTCCGACAGTTTCTCTCAATGGTTACATTCCTATCACTGATTATACTTTTTTTTCTGCTAGGTATTGGGACTTTACTGTATCGGAACCATTAGCAAATTTTGGACCTCCCATATTGAGTGGGTCATTAGCTTCTTCAATCGTACTTCGGTCTGTACAGAAAGTGACTGAAACAACGTATCGAGTATATTTTGAAACTAATTTTTCATCCAATGATCCAGGATCACTCACTCTACAATTTTTAAATTCAAGAGACAATGCCGGTAATTTAGTTTCAAATTCAATAACAGTACAATTTATCGGGTTAGTGGCAGGCCCCGCGTTAATACAAGGTCGATCTGAATTTGAAGCTTTTTTAAATGATGACGGAGATGTAATCGCAATTTATGGATCGAATTCCAGTGCGGAAATTTTAAGAAGAGGTGCTTCCAGTTTTGTACTAACCAATCCTAGTTTACCTCAGATTTTTCGCGGAGAGCGAGGTGTGATGTTGGATGGGAAAAATATTCTTATTTCTGGAGGGATTCTTCCGGCAACAGCAACCGCATTAACTTCAAGTTATGTATTTAATTCCGAAACGACAGCCTTCACTCCAACGGGAAATATGAATGGTCCAAGGCACTTACACAATGCAGTCAAACTCCAAGATGGGAAGGTGATTATCTTAGGAGGAATTCGTGATTTTACACCGATAACACCTGCCTATTTTACTTCTTTAAATACTGCAGAAATTTATGATCCCTCTACTGGAACTTATACAGAAATTACAAATCGAATGATGACTCCAAGATCGTTTTCATGTTCCGTATTACTTAATGATGGTAGAGTGTTTGTGATTGGGGGTACTGATGGAATTTATTCACCGAAAGATACAACAGAATTCTATAATCCTATTACACAAACCTTCTCTTGGGGGCCGACATTGCCAGTTCCTGTTGGAGTTTTAAAATGTATGAAACTTGTGGATGGGAATGTTTTAATTTATGGTGCTCAACTATCTAATTTGAATAATTCTACCATGTTGTTTGATATAACTCGTAATCAAATCTATACCATTGCCAATTCAAAGTATAAACGTGAGTGGAGTGTAGCTTCTGAACTTCCTGATGGTGGGATTCTATTTTATGGCGGTGCGTTCCGTTATGATACAACTGAACCAAGTCGGATGATAGAGAAACTTGATTATTCAAAGAGTAATAATTTTTTCGATATGGGTATGTCCAAATACAGTATAGCAAAACATACCGGTGTAAAATTTTCAGATGGTACATTATTTTTTCTTGGTGGAGAAATTAGTGGGATGTTTCACCATGGAACGGAGTATTACGGACTTTCTAATTAG